The window AACAGACAGACTTAaggattttatttgattttgatttggtTTTAATCTCCACACTTAGCACTCATACTAAGATGAAGTGTTCAAGATTGTGAACTAAGATATTTTGTTAGGTATCACCATCAGCAAAACATGTACCATTAAACATTCGGATAAACCGTGAACAATGATAGCATAGAACTCCACTAAAACAGTAACAAAAAATGGAATAGGGAAAAATGGTGCATGTACCCTGATCTCACAAAGCAGTACATCATGAAATCAGAAAACACCTCGAAAAAGACGGCACTCGTCAGTTTCAGCATTTCTTGCCCTGAATGTCATGCAGGAAAATACATTTCTGAAGTTTAGCTTGCAAACTTTCTCGAGTTTGAAATTCTTTTGCTGCAACCAACCCAAAAATAtgcaaaacaaaattatttcaaCTATTCAATAAACAAAACggttaataatatcaaataattTGTCTAACTTCTCTCTGATTGTAGGAGTCTAAGGCTAGTTCCGCCAAATTGCTTACGTCTTTCGTATTATATTCATCAAGCAATGTCACCCATGTAACGTACTTAGAGTCACGTACAGTTTGATATTTATCGCACATCTGTCAACAAATTTAAACAATGTTTATTGTTCGAAGGTCATGCCTAAACATGATGTATGTACATTTGATATAATAGAGAGTATTAATCCCAATAATAATGTAGTAAGAAGTTTGAGGCAGACTCTTCTTTCCTAGATTATTGAATCCATTGGAAAAGAAAGCAAGGAACAACATACCATACACAGCATCCCCTCCGGTATATCTCTCATTGTAATAAAGCCTGCAAAATTAGGACCCCGTTCAATCGAATCGACTTCCACTGAGCGGCGAAAGATCGAGCAGAGGATTCTTCTTCATGGAAAGCTCCTAAGCGCTATAGTtagtttatataaaaatatacacGCTCTAATACACAGGAATAAATAACACAGCAAGAGCTTTACTATAAATTACATGCACGAGGCTAAACCATATTAAAGAATAGATCATAGCTTCCCGATTAATATCATACCACAACTATACAAAAATTCCATGAAATAACCAGAAGCTTCAACTATTACACCGTTACACTTCCTCGGACAATCGCAAGCACAACGAGATAAATCATTCAAACAAAATTGGTGAAATTGAAAATCATCAG is drawn from Primulina eburnea isolate SZY01 chromosome 10, ASM2296580v1, whole genome shotgun sequence and contains these coding sequences:
- the LOC140803439 gene encoding uncharacterized protein isoform X2, whose translation is MEFLYSCGFITMRDIPEGMLCMMCDKYQTVRDSKYVTWVTLLDEYNTKDQKNFKLEKVCKLNFRNVFSCMTFRARNAETDECRLFRGVF
- the LOC140803439 gene encoding uncharacterized protein isoform X1, with the protein product MEFLYSCGFITMRDIPEGMLCMMCDKYQTVRDSKYVTWVTLLDEYNTKDVSNLAELALDSYNQREQKNFKLEKVCKLNFRNVFSCMTFRARNAETDECRLFRGVF